Proteins from one Armatimonadota bacterium genomic window:
- a CDS encoding ABC transporter ATP-binding protein — MSCVLDVRDLGFAYDKNPILADVSFRVDEGEFVSIIGPNGAGKSTLIKCLNRVLTGWTGEITLFGAPVYKLSQRRLATLIGYVPQPGGRSLPFTVEEFVLMGRYPYLSPFTLISREDRTIVEKTLREVGIDQFATRDIDSLSGGEKQMAFVAAALVQGAKLLLLDEPTAFLDYKHHVECSELLKRMHKDRGVTVIAVTHDINQAIALSNRVLALKHGSICFDGDSNKLISDGILEAIYETRFTAYSAECSDLLMLAPSGGGR, encoded by the coding sequence ATGAGTTGTGTGCTGGATGTCCGCGACCTGGGGTTTGCCTACGACAAGAATCCCATACTTGCGGATGTGTCTTTCAGAGTGGACGAGGGCGAATTCGTTTCGATCATCGGCCCCAACGGTGCAGGTAAGTCCACGCTCATCAAATGTCTGAACAGAGTGCTTACCGGGTGGACAGGCGAGATCACCCTCTTCGGTGCGCCAGTGTACAAGCTTAGCCAGCGCAGGCTCGCCACACTCATTGGCTATGTCCCACAGCCCGGCGGACGCTCGCTCCCGTTCACAGTCGAGGAGTTTGTGCTGATGGGACGCTACCCATATCTGAGCCCGTTCACTTTGATTTCTCGAGAAGACAGGACCATCGTTGAGAAGACTCTTCGCGAAGTGGGAATCGATCAGTTTGCTACTAGAGACATCGACAGCTTGAGCGGTGGTGAGAAGCAGATGGCGTTCGTCGCCGCCGCGCTTGTCCAGGGCGCAAAGCTGCTCCTGCTCGACGAGCCGACTGCTTTCCTAGATTATAAGCACCATGTGGAATGCTCAGAGCTTCTGAAACGAATGCATAAGGATCGCGGCGTCACAGTCATCGCCGTGACTCACGACATCAATCAGGCGATAGCTCTCAGCAATCGCGTGTTGGCGTTGAAACACGGCTCTATCTGTTTTGACGGAGATTCTAATAAGCTCATATCGGACGGTATACTCGAAGCCATTTACGAGACGCGGTTCACGGCATATTCAGCCGAGTGTTCGGATCTGCTAATGCTTGCGCCGTCT
- a CDS encoding cobalamin-binding protein, which yields MRKLLPILLVIVLVCVGMYAARQAQVDFGHHLTRQAAAVNRIVSLAPSITETVFALGAGDRLVGVTRYCCYPPEAKKIAKIGGYIDPNFEAIVRLKPDLVIVTVENKESAKKLTDLGLRVLTVNQNTIPGIIASITKIGHTIGADDRANKLVSGIQGRIDEVKRRTKGLNRPSVLISIGRSMGGGVSEIYVAGKNNFYDEIIGIAGGRNAYDSNIAKTPALSGEGITRLNPDIIIDLAPGKGKNRIEKSVGEWNTLSHVSAVKNNRVYTLTSDYVVVPGPRFIETLEDIARAIHPEIEWSRK from the coding sequence ATGAGAAAGCTCCTTCCAATATTGCTTGTTATTGTGCTGGTCTGCGTCGGAATGTACGCCGCCAGGCAGGCGCAGGTTGATTTCGGCCATCACCTCACTCGTCAGGCCGCAGCCGTAAATCGGATCGTCTCACTTGCTCCCAGCATAACTGAGACGGTGTTCGCTCTCGGGGCCGGTGATAGGCTGGTAGGAGTGACACGTTATTGCTGCTATCCGCCGGAGGCGAAGAAGATCGCTAAGATCGGCGGATACATCGACCCCAACTTCGAGGCCATCGTAAGGCTCAAGCCGGATCTCGTTATAGTCACGGTGGAAAACAAGGAATCAGCGAAGAAGCTCACTGATCTTGGTCTGCGCGTGCTCACGGTGAACCAGAACACTATTCCCGGCATCATCGCCTCCATCACAAAGATTGGGCACACCATTGGCGCTGATGATAGAGCTAACAAACTGGTCTCAGGCATTCAGGGCAGAATCGATGAAGTAAAGAGGCGGACCAAGGGCTTGAACCGACCGAGCGTGCTGATCTCCATCGGACGGTCAATGGGCGGAGGAGTCAGCGAGATATACGTTGCCGGCAAGAACAACTTCTACGATGAGATCATCGGTATTGCCGGAGGCAGAAACGCCTACGATAGCAACATCGCTAAGACCCCCGCGCTTTCAGGAGAAGGAATAACCAGGCTCAACCCGGACATCATTATCGATCTCGCCCCGGGCAAGGGGAAGAACCGGATCGAGAAGTCTGTCGGCGAATGGAACACGCTGTCCCACGTATCGGCCGTGAAGAACAACAGGGTTTATACGCTTACAAGTGACTACGTCGTCGTGCCCGGTCCTAGGTTCATCGAGACCCTGGAAGACATTGCCAGAGCAATTCACCCCGAGATCGAATGGAGCCGCAAATAA
- a CDS encoding cob(I)yrinic acid a,c-diamide adenosyltransferase, with protein MSKGYVQVYTGNGKGKTTAALGLAMRAAGAGMRVFIGQFVKGMDYSELHSFAKLSDQITLKQFGRRCFIRNEPEMDDVLVARQGLDEVRRAVASGEYGLVIMDEANIATYYNLFSVDELLEIIDTKPEHVELVITGRYVDDRIVERADLVTEMREVKHYYTQGVLARAGIES; from the coding sequence ATGTTCAAGTATATACCGGCAACGGTAAGGGCAAGACGACAGCCGCGCTAGGGCTCGCAATGCGGGCTGCAGGCGCGGGCATGAGAGTGTTCATCGGTCAGTTCGTGAAAGGCATGGATTACAGCGAGCTGCATTCATTCGCTAAGCTGTCGGACCAGATCACACTGAAGCAGTTCGGGAGACGCTGCTTCATTCGCAATGAACCGGAGATGGATGATGTGCTTGTCGCCAGACAGGGGCTGGACGAAGTGCGTCGTGCAGTTGCATCGGGCGAATATGGGCTTGTCATCATGGACGAAGCCAATATTGCCACCTACTACAACCTATTCAGCGTTGACGAACTGCTGGAGATCATCGATACGAAGCCGGAGCATGTTGAGCTGGTAATCACCGGCAGGTATGTCGATGATCGCATCGTCGAGCGTGCTGATCTCGTCACGGAAATGCGTGAGGTGAAGCACTATTATACTCAAGGTGTGCTCGCGCGAGCCGGAATCGAGAGCTAG